One genomic region from Patagioenas fasciata isolate bPatFas1 chromosome 24, bPatFas1.hap1, whole genome shotgun sequence encodes:
- the LAYN gene encoding layilin isoform X1, with product MLAAVALCAAALGCAAGTRLLSAVDMSLRRGQTVCRGGTQRPCYKIVYFHDASRRTSYEEAHLACRADGGHLVSIETAAEQRLIEKLIGSLLASDGDFWIGLRRKKEEVENGTECQNLYSWSDGSSYKFRNWYVDEPSCGSEICVVMYHQPSAPPGVGGPYMFQWNDDRCNMKNNFICKYALEKPTNAPMENSQRDDATEPLNPVVPEERRKKDANITVVEAKEPVQSLGYILIPSIPVLLLLTVITVIFWFWLFVKRRQEQMDASPKEEDGWLSNPRRNSPNLDIYKVIKKQSEADLAGTRPATKNSSFRTQEDKVPDSLSRGYDNTAMNTPTHGFVTLASTESGFVTNDIYELCGDHVGRSKESAWVENEIYGY from the exons ATGCTGGCGGCCGTGGCTCTGTGCGCCGCCGCGCTGGGCTGCGCCgcggggacacggctgctgagcG CAGTGGACATGTCCCTCAGAAGAG GACAGACGGTTTGCCGGGGCGGAACACAGCGACCGTGCTATAAAATAGTCTATTTCCATGATGCTTCACGCAGGACCAGCTATGAAGAAGCGCACCTCGCCTGCAGGGCCGACGGCGGACACCTAGTCAGTAttgagacagcagcagagcaaagACTGATCGAAAAACTGATTGGGAGTCTCTTGGCTTCTGATGGAGATTTTTGGATAGGGCTTaggaggaaaaaggaggaggTGGAGAATGGTACAGAGTGTCAGAACCTCTACTCCTGGTCAGACGGCAGCTCCTACAAGTTCCG GAACTGGTATGTAGATGAGCCGTCCTGTGGGAGTGAAATCTGCGTTGTGATGTACCACCAGCCATCTGCCCCACCAGGTGTCGGAGGTCCCTACATGTTTCAATGGAATGATGacagatgcaacatgaaaaataacttcatttgCAAATATGCCCTCG agaaGCCAACAAATGCTCCAATGGAGAATTCCCAAAGAG ATGATGCAACAGAGCCCTTGAATCCAGTGGTCCCAGAAGAACGCCGTAAGAAAGATGCTAATATAACGGTTGTAGAAGCCAAAG AACCTGTTCAAAGCCTTGGCTACATCCTTATTCCCAGCATTCCTGTGCTGCTTCTCCTGACGGTCATTACAGTCATcttctggttttggctttttgtgaAGAG GAGACAGGAACAAATGGACGCGAGCCCAAAGGAGGAGGATGGGTGGCTGTCTAACCCCAGGAGGAACAGCCCAAATTTGGACATTTACAAAGTAATCAAGAAGCAATCAGAAGCAGATCTGGCTGGAACCAGGCCTGCCACTAAGAACTCTTCCTTCCGTACACAAGAAGATAAGGTGCCTGACAGCCTCTCCAGGGGTTATGATAACACAGCAATGAATACACCAACTCATGGCTTTGTGACGTTGGCCAGTACTGAAAGTGGCTTTGTGACCAATGATATCTATGAGCTGTGTGGAGATCATGTGGGGAGGAGCAAGGAATCGGCCTGGGTGGAGAATGAGATTTATGGATACTAA
- the LAYN gene encoding layilin isoform X3, translating to MGTEPGERPMAPNGPLVFACSSPNNVAFARTFWTSVMLPPPLESCLGPATLQRERTLPYSKTLPFEETLPHEQTLPAALHHLWGHTPLCRLLHLTWGLRMLLGSLSRASHPSWGPHSFPGSSHILPWSCALPGSPHLFPESCTLSRAHTPLQGLMSPLHHHPSPSQAQLMRFYFPERNTAPQGSQPPRKSEKKSEKERILEAQSTEKRKVKEKCLQQARRREEILALLRKQREKWIAQWTCPSEETVCRGGTQRPCYKIVYFHDASRRTSYEEAHLACRADGGHLVSIETAAEQRLIEKLIGSLLASDGDFWIGLRRKKEEVENGTECQNLYSWSDGSSYKFRNWYVDEPSCGSEICVVMYHQPSAPPGVGGPYMFQWNDDRCNMKNNFICKYALEKPTNAPMENSQRDDATEPLNPVVPEERRKKDANITVVEAKEPVQSLGYILIPSIPVLLLLTVITVIFWFWLFVKRRQEQMDASPKEEDGWLSNPRRNSPNLDIYKVIKKQSEADLAGTRPATKNSSFRTQEDKVPDSLSRGYDNTAMNTPTHGFVTLASTESGFVTNDIYELCGDHVGRSKESAWVENEIYGY from the exons ATGGGGACAGAGCCAGGGGAGCGCCCGATGGCTCCCAATGGACCCCTTGTCTTTGCTTGCTCAAGCCCAAACAATGTGGCCTTCGCTCGCACCTTCTGGACCTCAGTCATGCTCCCACCACCACTGGAGTCCTGTCTAGGCCCTGCCACCCTACAACGTGAGAGGACCCTGCCCTATAGCAAAACCCTGCCCTTCGAGGAGACCCTGCCCCATGAGCAGACCCTGCCTGCAGCTTTGCACCATCTCTGGGGGCACACACCACTCTGCAGGCTCCTGCACCTCACCTGGGGCCTCAGGATGCTCCTGGGGTCCCTCTCCAGAGCCTCACACCCTTCCTGGGGTCcccactccttccctggatcATCACACATCCTCCCATGGTCCTGTGCTCTCCCAGGGTCCCCGCACCTTTTCCCTGAGTCCTGCACCCTCTCCAGAGCCCACACACCTCTCCAGGGCCTCATGTCCCCCCTGCACCACCACCCCTCACCTTCCCAGGCACAATTAATGAGATTTTACTTTCCAGAGAGAAACACTGCTCCCCAGGGCTCACAGCCTCCTAGAA AAAGtgagaaaaagagtgagaaaGAGAGAATCTTGGAAGCCCAAAGCACGGAGAAAcgtaaagtaaaagaaaaatgtcttcagCAG GccaggagaagagaagaaatactaGCTCTCCTgaggaaacagagagaaaaatggatTGCG CAGTGGACATGTCCCTCAGAAGAG ACGGTTTGCCGGGGCGGAACACAGCGACCGTGCTATAAAATAGTCTATTTCCATGATGCTTCACGCAGGACCAGCTATGAAGAAGCGCACCTCGCCTGCAGGGCCGACGGCGGACACCTAGTCAGTAttgagacagcagcagagcaaagACTGATCGAAAAACTGATTGGGAGTCTCTTGGCTTCTGATGGAGATTTTTGGATAGGGCTTaggaggaaaaaggaggaggTGGAGAATGGTACAGAGTGTCAGAACCTCTACTCCTGGTCAGACGGCAGCTCCTACAAGTTCCG GAACTGGTATGTAGATGAGCCGTCCTGTGGGAGTGAAATCTGCGTTGTGATGTACCACCAGCCATCTGCCCCACCAGGTGTCGGAGGTCCCTACATGTTTCAATGGAATGATGacagatgcaacatgaaaaataacttcatttgCAAATATGCCCTCG agaaGCCAACAAATGCTCCAATGGAGAATTCCCAAAGAG ATGATGCAACAGAGCCCTTGAATCCAGTGGTCCCAGAAGAACGCCGTAAGAAAGATGCTAATATAACGGTTGTAGAAGCCAAAG AACCTGTTCAAAGCCTTGGCTACATCCTTATTCCCAGCATTCCTGTGCTGCTTCTCCTGACGGTCATTACAGTCATcttctggttttggctttttgtgaAGAG GAGACAGGAACAAATGGACGCGAGCCCAAAGGAGGAGGATGGGTGGCTGTCTAACCCCAGGAGGAACAGCCCAAATTTGGACATTTACAAAGTAATCAAGAAGCAATCAGAAGCAGATCTGGCTGGAACCAGGCCTGCCACTAAGAACTCTTCCTTCCGTACACAAGAAGATAAGGTGCCTGACAGCCTCTCCAGGGGTTATGATAACACAGCAATGAATACACCAACTCATGGCTTTGTGACGTTGGCCAGTACTGAAAGTGGCTTTGTGACCAATGATATCTATGAGCTGTGTGGAGATCATGTGGGGAGGAGCAAGGAATCGGCCTGGGTGGAGAATGAGATTTATGGATACTAA
- the LAYN gene encoding layilin isoform X2: MLAAVALCAAALGCAAGTRLLSGQTVCRGGTQRPCYKIVYFHDASRRTSYEEAHLACRADGGHLVSIETAAEQRLIEKLIGSLLASDGDFWIGLRRKKEEVENGTECQNLYSWSDGSSYKFRNWYVDEPSCGSEICVVMYHQPSAPPGVGGPYMFQWNDDRCNMKNNFICKYALEKPTNAPMENSQRDDATEPLNPVVPEERRKKDANITVVEAKEPVQSLGYILIPSIPVLLLLTVITVIFWFWLFVKRRQEQMDASPKEEDGWLSNPRRNSPNLDIYKVIKKQSEADLAGTRPATKNSSFRTQEDKVPDSLSRGYDNTAMNTPTHGFVTLASTESGFVTNDIYELCGDHVGRSKESAWVENEIYGY, translated from the exons ATGCTGGCGGCCGTGGCTCTGTGCGCCGCCGCGCTGGGCTGCGCCgcggggacacggctgctgagcG GACAGACGGTTTGCCGGGGCGGAACACAGCGACCGTGCTATAAAATAGTCTATTTCCATGATGCTTCACGCAGGACCAGCTATGAAGAAGCGCACCTCGCCTGCAGGGCCGACGGCGGACACCTAGTCAGTAttgagacagcagcagagcaaagACTGATCGAAAAACTGATTGGGAGTCTCTTGGCTTCTGATGGAGATTTTTGGATAGGGCTTaggaggaaaaaggaggaggTGGAGAATGGTACAGAGTGTCAGAACCTCTACTCCTGGTCAGACGGCAGCTCCTACAAGTTCCG GAACTGGTATGTAGATGAGCCGTCCTGTGGGAGTGAAATCTGCGTTGTGATGTACCACCAGCCATCTGCCCCACCAGGTGTCGGAGGTCCCTACATGTTTCAATGGAATGATGacagatgcaacatgaaaaataacttcatttgCAAATATGCCCTCG agaaGCCAACAAATGCTCCAATGGAGAATTCCCAAAGAG ATGATGCAACAGAGCCCTTGAATCCAGTGGTCCCAGAAGAACGCCGTAAGAAAGATGCTAATATAACGGTTGTAGAAGCCAAAG AACCTGTTCAAAGCCTTGGCTACATCCTTATTCCCAGCATTCCTGTGCTGCTTCTCCTGACGGTCATTACAGTCATcttctggttttggctttttgtgaAGAG GAGACAGGAACAAATGGACGCGAGCCCAAAGGAGGAGGATGGGTGGCTGTCTAACCCCAGGAGGAACAGCCCAAATTTGGACATTTACAAAGTAATCAAGAAGCAATCAGAAGCAGATCTGGCTGGAACCAGGCCTGCCACTAAGAACTCTTCCTTCCGTACACAAGAAGATAAGGTGCCTGACAGCCTCTCCAGGGGTTATGATAACACAGCAATGAATACACCAACTCATGGCTTTGTGACGTTGGCCAGTACTGAAAGTGGCTTTGTGACCAATGATATCTATGAGCTGTGTGGAGATCATGTGGGGAGGAGCAAGGAATCGGCCTGGGTGGAGAATGAGATTTATGGATACTAA